One region of Pyramidobacter sp. YE332 genomic DNA includes:
- a CDS encoding vitamin B12 dependent-methionine synthase activation domain-containing protein, which produces MEPTRRQLEEALRYLCVPDRGREEVLEMARAGFAELGGCAHPRKVWKRFPLTVGERGIALGDGSVECVSRDLSRLFKNCRSCVVMAVTLGPEVDRRTQLLGRGSMSRALCLDACASVRADSLCDEIEDEVGETLREGEYLTRRFSPGYGDVPMQFSGDLLRLVDAERRIGLTMTRQGMMTPIKSVTALIGISSVPERRRRGCDDCSFAACQYRREGGFCHDERI; this is translated from the coding sequence ATGGAGCCGACGCGCAGACAGCTGGAAGAAGCGTTGCGCTATCTCTGCGTGCCTGATCGGGGGCGCGAGGAAGTGTTGGAGATGGCGCGCGCCGGTTTCGCGGAGCTGGGCGGCTGCGCGCATCCGCGCAAAGTCTGGAAACGTTTCCCGCTGACGGTCGGGGAGCGCGGCATCGCGCTGGGGGACGGTTCGGTGGAGTGCGTCTCGCGCGATCTGTCCCGGCTGTTCAAAAACTGCCGTTCCTGCGTCGTCATGGCGGTGACGCTGGGACCGGAAGTCGATCGCCGCACGCAGCTTCTCGGCCGCGGCAGCATGAGCCGGGCGCTGTGCCTTGACGCCTGCGCGTCCGTGCGGGCCGATTCGCTTTGCGACGAGATCGAAGACGAAGTCGGGGAAACGCTGCGCGAAGGCGAGTACCTGACGCGGCGCTTCAGCCCCGGTTACGGCGACGTTCCCATGCAATTTTCCGGCGACCTGCTCCGGCTTGTCGATGCGGAACGCCGCATCGGCCTGACGATGACGCGGCAGGGCATGATGACCCCCATCAAGTCGGTGACGGCGCTGATCGGGATTTCCAGCGTACCGGAACGGCGGCGGCGCGGCTGCGACGACTGCTCCTTTGCGGCCTGCCAATACAGAAGAGAGGGCGGTTTCTGCCATGATGAA
- the metF gene encoding methylenetetrahydrofolate reductase [NAD(P)H] has product MNNAFEEMLPNFSFEIFPPKRTGSLESIYDTVDALASLRPDLISVTYGAGGSNRDNTIEIASTIQNRYMLPAVAHLTCVGSSLEQTDALLAELKEKGVRTILALRGDRRADADFGDGYFKHAAELVAHIKKNYDFRVLGACYPEKHPEAPSLEADIAHLKEKVDAGVDALITQLFLNNDDFYRFRDLAQKAGVNVPIIAGIMPITQASMLDKVVSLCGASIPPAVRRFVDAYGHNAEAVREAGIAYAASQIVDLLASGVEGIHIYSMNKAGVTRQIAQNIHGILYSLRVKRS; this is encoded by the coding sequence ATGAACAACGCTTTTGAAGAGATGCTTCCCAATTTCTCCTTTGAAATCTTTCCCCCGAAGAGGACCGGCAGTCTGGAGTCGATTTACGACACGGTAGACGCGCTGGCCAGCCTGCGTCCCGATCTGATCAGCGTCACGTACGGCGCGGGCGGTTCGAACCGCGACAACACGATCGAAATTGCCTCCACGATCCAGAACCGTTACATGCTGCCCGCCGTGGCTCATCTGACCTGCGTGGGCAGTTCGCTGGAACAGACCGACGCGCTGCTGGCGGAGCTGAAGGAAAAAGGCGTGCGCACGATCCTGGCGCTGCGCGGCGACCGCCGTGCCGACGCGGATTTCGGGGACGGTTATTTCAAGCACGCGGCGGAACTTGTGGCTCACATCAAGAAAAATTACGATTTTCGCGTGCTGGGGGCCTGTTATCCGGAGAAACATCCCGAAGCGCCTTCGCTGGAAGCCGATATCGCCCATCTGAAGGAGAAGGTCGACGCCGGCGTGGACGCGCTGATCACTCAGCTCTTTCTGAACAACGACGATTTTTATCGTTTTCGCGATCTGGCGCAGAAAGCCGGCGTCAACGTCCCGATCATCGCCGGCATCATGCCGATCACCCAGGCCAGCATGCTGGACAAAGTGGTCTCCCTGTGCGGCGCTTCGATCCCGCCGGCAGTGCGGCGCTTTGTAGACGCCTACGGCCATAACGCCGAAGCCGTCCGGGAAGCGGGGATCGCTTACGCGGCGTCGCAGATCGTCGATCTGCTCGCGTCGGGCGTGGAGGGCATTCACATTTACAGCATGAACAAGGCCGGCGTCACCCGCCAGATCGCCCAGAATATCCACGGCATCCTTTATTCGCTGCGGGTGAAGAGATCCTGA
- a CDS encoding AraC family transcriptional regulator: MQMIRAFNETIRYIESVLGGEIDESRVTCLSSYSYAMFSRLFSILTNMTLSEYIRLRKLTKAAVEIKETSGKIIDIAMKYGYESSNSFTNAFKNFHRVTPTQVRNREAYRVFSPIQLTLSIRGGKSMDVKIQKKSRFAVAGVKLENIDSASCPAVWDQLFAKWSHETLSRLGNGQSYGMCFDMKNGNKINYMACYHVNDIPKAREMGLEVVEIKEAEYAVLSLEGAIPDCIHEGWKYAMEVFLPEQGYMHAGTPDFEVYFKGDMYSPGYTMELWIPIAKKE, translated from the coding sequence ATGCAGATGATAAGAGCGTTCAACGAAACCATACGCTATATCGAAAGCGTATTGGGCGGCGAAATCGACGAAAGCAGAGTCACCTGTCTGTCAAGTTATTCCTACGCCATGTTCAGCAGATTGTTTTCTATTTTGACAAATATGACGCTGTCGGAATATATACGGCTTAGGAAGCTGACGAAGGCCGCCGTGGAGATCAAGGAAACAAGCGGCAAAATCATAGATATTGCCATGAAATACGGCTACGAATCATCAAATTCCTTTACGAACGCTTTTAAGAATTTTCATCGCGTCACGCCTACGCAAGTACGAAACAGGGAAGCATACCGGGTGTTTTCTCCCATTCAATTAACGCTCAGCATAAGAGGAGGAAAAAGCATGGATGTGAAAATCCAAAAGAAAAGCAGATTTGCCGTGGCCGGAGTCAAATTGGAGAACATCGATTCGGCCTCCTGCCCGGCGGTTTGGGATCAACTGTTCGCAAAGTGGAGCCACGAAACTCTTTCCCGCCTGGGGAACGGTCAAAGCTATGGGATGTGCTTTGACATGAAAAATGGGAACAAGATCAACTATATGGCCTGCTACCATGTCAACGACATCCCCAAGGCACGGGAAATGGGACTGGAGGTCGTAGAGATCAAAGAAGCTGAATATGCCGTTCTGTCATTGGAGGGAGCGATTCCCGACTGCATTCACGAAGGGTGGAAATACGCCATGGAAGTGTTCTTGCCGGAACAGGGATACATGCACGCGGGAACACCTGATTTTGAAGTATATTTTAAGGGCGATATGTACAGTCCGGGGTACACGATGGAACTGTGGATTCCCATCGCCAAAAAGGAATAA